In Mytilus edulis chromosome 4, xbMytEdul2.2, whole genome shotgun sequence, the following proteins share a genomic window:
- the LOC139521119 gene encoding N6-Methyl-AMP deaminase-like: MSTKKDLSIAEFCCEMPKVELHAHINGSISEATMKKLLKKKNREGDKLSFQKDQTATLEDCFHMFKLIHQVSDNTEAAYTITYDVIHEFAAENVKYLELRSTPREVKATGMTKKGYVEAVIKAIQDCNDIHIIVKFILAVDRRNGVDIAKETVELAAKYKTLSNGIVIGVDLSGDPTVGDARDYIPVFEQAKQAGLKLALHLAEVPNIEETLAMLKLPPNRIGHGTCLLPEVGGSEELTDYVYTHKIPLELCLTSNVIGQTVPNFDNHHFLNWYQRNHPCVICTDDKGVFNTTLSEEYQIAAKTFDLSVDNIWKLSFESIEYIFAAEDIKEKLRQKFLQFRQL, translated from the coding sequence ATGTCTACCAAGAAAGATTTATCGATAGCAGAATTCTGCTGCGAAATGCCTAAAGTTGAACTCCATGCACATATAAATGGATCAATAAGTGAAGCAACaatgaaaaaattattgaaaaagaaaaatcgtGAGGGAGATAAGTTGTCATTTCAGAAAGACCAAACTGCAACTTTAGAGGACTGTTTTCATATGTTCAAATTGATACACCAAGTGTCTGATAATACAGAAGCAGCTTATACGATAACTTATGATGTCATTCATGAATTTGCAGCAGAAAATGTTAAATATCTTGAACTTAGAAGTACACCAAGAGAAGTTAAAGCAACAGGAATGACAAAGAAGGGGTATGTCGAGGCTGTGATTAAAGCTATACAAGACTGTAATGACATTCACATAATTGTGAAGTTTATATTGGCTGTGGATAGGAGGAATGGTGTAGATATAGCAAAAGAAACAGTGGAATTAGCcgctaaatataaaactttaagtAATGGAATTGTTATCGGTGTTGATTTAAGTGGTGATCCTACCGTAGGCGACGCAAGAGACTACATTCCAGTATTTGAGCAGGCTAAACAAGCAGGATTAAAATTAGCTCTCCATTTAGCCGAGGTTCCAAACATTGAAGAGACACTGGCCATGCTAAAATTACCACCAAATAGAATAGGTCATGGTACATGTTTGCTGCCAGAAGTCGGAGGATCAGAAGAGTTAACAGACTATGTGTATACACATAAAATACCTCTAGAACTGTGTCTAACATCAAATGTTATTGGCCAAACTGTTCCCAACTTTGATAACCACCATTTTCTAAACTGGTACCAGAGGAATCATCCATGTGTGATCTGTACCGATGATAAAGGTGTATTTAATACTACTCTGTCAGAGGAATACCAGATAGCAGCTAAAACATTTGATCTTAGTGTGGATAACATTTGGAAACTTTCCTTTGAAAGCATTGAATATATTTTTGCTGCTGAGGACATAAAGGAAAAATTAAGACAGAAGTTCTTACAATTTAGACAATTATAA
- the LOC139521117 gene encoding heparanase-like isoform X2: protein MFSPVCVLWYLLYIAYSNGSKTKVFIHTDNIIQTIPDRFLSVTIDTALIQANWATLNFSFPKIQRLAEGLAPCYLRVGGSSADFLQFNPGVQRENNMKRSGDEYLKFRPYKKRNIPFEDTLEIQKLKNFTMSGKQWDELNHFVEVVGWDLIFDLNGLLRQDGLWLPDNAKLLMDYTSQKGYKIAGWELGNEPDAWTNIGYRITASQHAKDYRLLHTILNQYSQWKNSTVIGPSTTGSRPSFTYLKNFLDAGGPDIVSHTTFHHYYGHGPDMTVAKFMDPKLLDSLKHQIKLAQGLAPYPKYGKVWLGETSSAWGGGAAGLSDRYVAGFMWLDKLGVSASLGIEVVIRQDFYGNNYGLIDPKTLDPNPDLWSSYLFKILVGKSVLNVTIDDKSGNVRMYAHCTNTKRTNYKPGSITLYGMNLRTEPTTVTFPQFKPDIKLYLYMLEPVGKEGLKSQTVALNGKTLKVSPDLTMSQVTDIPEIVNGTFTFPQQSYGFIVISDANVAACKNKV, encoded by the exons ATGTTTTCTCCAGTGTGTGTGTTATGGTATTTATTATATATTGCCTATTCTAATGGAAGTAAAACGAAAGTGTTTATCCATACTGACAATATTATACAGACGATCCCAGACAGATTCTTAAGTGTTACCATAGATACAGCACTAATACAGGCAAATTGGGCAACATTAAACTTCAG TTTTCCAAAGATACAGCGCCTAGCTGAAGGACTAGCACCATGTTATCTCCGTGTTGGTGGATCATCAGCCGACTTTTTACAATTTAATCCTGGAGTTCAAAGAGAGAATAACATGAAAAGATCAGGAGATGAATATCTAAAATTCAGGCCATATAAAAAGAGAAACATACCATTTGAAGATACTTTGGAAATTCAGAAGTTGAAAAATTTTACCATGTCAG GTAAGCAGTGGGATGAGCTGAATCATTTTGTAGAGGTGGTAGGATGGGAtcttatatttgatttgaatGGTCTTTTAAGACAGGATGGACTGTGGCTACCAGATAATGCTAAACTATTGATGGACTACACATCACAGAAAGGATATAAAATTGCTGGATGGGAACTTGGCAATG AACCTGATGCATGGACTAATATTGGGTATAGAATCACTGCGTCTCAGCATGCTAAGGACTATAGACTACTTCACACTATTCTTAATCAATATTCACAATGGAAAAACAGTACCGTGATTGGACCAAGCACGACAGGAAGTCGGCCTTCATTTACTTATCTTAAGAA TTTCCTTGATGCAGGTGGACCAGACATTGTTTCTCACACTACATTCCATCA TTACTATGGACATGGTCCAGACATGACTGTTGCTAAGTTCATGGATCCTAAACTCTTAGACAGTCTAAAACATCAGATAAAGTTGGCTCAAGGATTAGCACCATATCCAAAGTATGGCAAAGTCTGGTTAGGAGAAACAAGCTCAGCGTGGGGAGGAGGAGCTGCTGGTTTGAGTGATAGATATGTGGCTGGTTTTAT GTGGTTGGATAAATTAGGCGTGTCAGCTTCTTTAGGAATAGAAGTTGTTATACGACAAGATTTTTATGGAAATAATTATGGTTTGATTGATCCAAAGACACTAGACCCTAATCCT GACTTATGGTCATCATACCTGTTTAAAATACTAGTTGGTAAATCTGTATTGAATGTCACCATTGATGATAAGTCTGGAAATGTAAGAATGTATGCCCACTGTACTAACACCAAAAG AACTAATTACAAGCCTGGTAGTATAACATTATATGGAATGAACCTGAGAACAGAACCTACAACAGTTACATTTCCACAGTTTAAACCAGATATCAAACTTTACCTCTATATGTTAGAACCTGTTGGTAAAGAGGGATTGAAATCACA GACTGTTGCCTTGAATGGGAAAACATTAAAAGTGAGTCCTGATTTAACCATGTCACAAGTCACAGACATTCCTGAAATAGTTAATGGAACATTCACATTCCCACAGCAATCTTACGGGTTTATAGTCATATCCGATGCAAACGTTGCTGCATGTAAAAACAAGGTGTGA
- the LOC139521117 gene encoding heparanase-like isoform X1, producing MFSPVCVLWYLLYIAYSNGSKTKVFIHTDNIIQTIPDRFLSVTIDTALIQANWATLNFSFPKIQRLAEGLAPCYLRVGGSSADFLQFNPGVQRENNMKRSGDEYLKFRPYKKRNIPFEDTLEIQKLKNFTMSGKQWDELNHFVEVVGWDLIFDLNGLLRQDGLWLPDNAKLLMDYTSQKGYKIAGWELGNEPDVWRNLGYNINGSQHAADYRVLQSILDQYPQWRNSLVIGPSVTMMSNIYTYMYLKDFLDAGGPDIVSHTTFHHYYGHGPDMTVAKFMDPKLLDSLKHQIKLAQGLAPYPKYGKVWLGETSSAWGGGAAGLSDRYVAGFMWLDKLGVSASLGIEVVIRQDFYGNNYGLIDPKTLDPNPDLWSSYLFKILVGKSVLNVTIDDKSGNVRMYAHCTNTKRTNYKPGSITLYGMNLRTEPTTVTFPQFKPDIKLYLYMLEPVGKEGLKSQTVALNGKTLKVSPDLTMSQVTDIPEIVNGTFTFPQQSYGFIVISDANVAACKNKV from the exons ATGTTTTCTCCAGTGTGTGTGTTATGGTATTTATTATATATTGCCTATTCTAATGGAAGTAAAACGAAAGTGTTTATCCATACTGACAATATTATACAGACGATCCCAGACAGATTCTTAAGTGTTACCATAGATACAGCACTAATACAGGCAAATTGGGCAACATTAAACTTCAG TTTTCCAAAGATACAGCGCCTAGCTGAAGGACTAGCACCATGTTATCTCCGTGTTGGTGGATCATCAGCCGACTTTTTACAATTTAATCCTGGAGTTCAAAGAGAGAATAACATGAAAAGATCAGGAGATGAATATCTAAAATTCAGGCCATATAAAAAGAGAAACATACCATTTGAAGATACTTTGGAAATTCAGAAGTTGAAAAATTTTACCATGTCAG GTAAGCAGTGGGATGAGCTGAATCATTTTGTAGAGGTGGTAGGATGGGAtcttatatttgatttgaatGGTCTTTTAAGACAGGATGGACTGTGGCTACCAGATAATGCTAAACTATTGATGGACTACACATCACAGAAAGGATATAAAATTGCTGGATGGGAACTTGGCAATG AGCCTGATGTTTGGAGAAATCTTGGTTATAATATAAATGGTTCACAGCATGCAGCTGACTATAGAGTGCTCCAAAGTATTCTGGATCAGTATCCACAATGGAGAAACAGTCTTGTTATAGGACCTAGTGTTACCATGATGTctaatatatacacatatatgtatcTTAAAGA TTTCCTTGATGCAGGTGGACCAGACATTGTTTCTCACACTACATTCCATCA TTACTATGGACATGGTCCAGACATGACTGTTGCTAAGTTCATGGATCCTAAACTCTTAGACAGTCTAAAACATCAGATAAAGTTGGCTCAAGGATTAGCACCATATCCAAAGTATGGCAAAGTCTGGTTAGGAGAAACAAGCTCAGCGTGGGGAGGAGGAGCTGCTGGTTTGAGTGATAGATATGTGGCTGGTTTTAT GTGGTTGGATAAATTAGGCGTGTCAGCTTCTTTAGGAATAGAAGTTGTTATACGACAAGATTTTTATGGAAATAATTATGGTTTGATTGATCCAAAGACACTAGACCCTAATCCT GACTTATGGTCATCATACCTGTTTAAAATACTAGTTGGTAAATCTGTATTGAATGTCACCATTGATGATAAGTCTGGAAATGTAAGAATGTATGCCCACTGTACTAACACCAAAAG AACTAATTACAAGCCTGGTAGTATAACATTATATGGAATGAACCTGAGAACAGAACCTACAACAGTTACATTTCCACAGTTTAAACCAGATATCAAACTTTACCTCTATATGTTAGAACCTGTTGGTAAAGAGGGATTGAAATCACA GACTGTTGCCTTGAATGGGAAAACATTAAAAGTGAGTCCTGATTTAACCATGTCACAAGTCACAGACATTCCTGAAATAGTTAATGGAACATTCACATTCCCACAGCAATCTTACGGGTTTATAGTCATATCCGATGCAAACGTTGCTGCATGTAAAAACAAGGTGTGA